A window of the Cannabis sativa cultivar Pink pepper isolate KNU-18-1 chromosome X, ASM2916894v1, whole genome shotgun sequence genome harbors these coding sequences:
- the LOC115700942 gene encoding uncharacterized protein LOC115700942 — protein sequence MGSLMSGWDSPVFASKSETNKRNRNRSLTKEDIEAFWRTKNKTVEEHLKDLSEAKQHRQKIDKFEKDDYSGKKSQVKSSSLSLHSLKVDVDSETSIENHIKKNGWWTRSNWAFLNEPLASEAEGPPNTYVSQFHVAT from the exons ATGGGTTCACTAATGTCAGGTTGGGACTCACCTGTTTTCGCTTCTAAATCAG AAACAAATAAGCGAAATCGGAATCGGTCACTGACTAAAGAAGATATTGAAGCTTTTTGGAGAACAAAGAATAAAACAGTAGAAGAACACCTTAAAGACCTCTCAGAGGCCAAACAACATCGTCAG AAAATTGACAAATTTGAGAAAGACGACTACTCTGGAAAAAAGTCTCAGGTGAAATCAAGCTCTTTGTCTCTACACAGCCTAAAAGTGGATGTGGATAGTGAGACAAGCATTGAAAATCATATCAAGAAAAATGGCtg gTGGACTAGAAGTAACTGGGCATTTCTTAATGAACCACTGGCATCTGAAGCTGAAGGACCTCCCAACACTTACGTGTCACAGTTCCACGTGGCTACCTAG